A region of Lycium barbarum isolate Lr01 chromosome 3, ASM1917538v2, whole genome shotgun sequence DNA encodes the following proteins:
- the LOC132634196 gene encoding high-affinity nitrate transporter 3.1-like, with protein sequence MASGRAIFVPTLVICCLVASCHAEILFSTLKKTLDVSASHRQGVLMAGEDQLTFKWSFNKTLPAGTDSTYKTVKLQLCFAAISQKDRAWRKTDDLLKKDKTCQFNIVTMPYKSSNNYNWTIEKDVPTGTYFVRAYVLNSANEEVGFGQSADAKKEKNLFDIQAISGRHATLDICAIVFSVFSVVSLFGFFYMEKRKAKQSQQK encoded by the exons ATGGCAAGTGGTCGTGCTATTTTTGTGCCTACACTTGTGATATGTTGTTTGGTTGCTTCTTGTCACGCTGAAATATTGTTCTCTACCCTCAAGAAGACTCTTGATGTATCTGCTTCACACAGACAAGGAG TACTGATGGCTGGAGAAGACCAACTCACATTCAAATGGTCATTCAACAAGACACTCCCAGCAGGGACAGACTCAACCTATAAAACAGTAAAACTTCAACTCTGTTTCGCAGCTATTAGCCAAAAAGATCGTGCTTGGAGGAAAACAGACGACCTTCTCAAAAAAGACAAAACTTGCCAATTCAACATTGTAACCATGCCATACAAATCCTCTAACAATTACAATTGGACAATTGAGAAGGATGTTCCAACTGGTACTTACTTTGTTAGGGCTTATGTTTTGAATTCTGCTAATGAAGAAGTTGGCTTTGGACAAAGCGCTGATGCCAAGAAGGAAAAGAACCTTTTCGACATTCAAGCAATTAGTGGACGACATGCCACGTTGGATATTTGCGCCATTGTGTTCTCTGTTTTCTCAGTTGTTTCCCTCTTCGGATTCTTTTACATGGAGAAGAGAAAGGCTAAGCAAAGTCAACAGAAGTGa